In Setaria italica strain Yugu1 chromosome I, Setaria_italica_v2.0, whole genome shotgun sequence, the genomic window AccaagacgacgacgacgacttggaggatgatgatgacgacttCGCAAGGAAAGTGGGCGTCATGATCTCCTGAGCGAGGCAAGTTGTTTGAGACCCAAGCAGCAAGAAGAGTGTTTGTGGTTCTCCCAGGATTTTCATCTCTTTTATTGCGACATATTTTTAATTCACTTCGCAGAAGACATCTAATATAGTTGGGAGAACAGATATAGAAGAAGGGAAGTGAAAATGAGCTCATGTATCGGAGAGCacgcttgttgtattgtatcaacCAAACTAAGAAGGATCAGTGGCCGACCTGTCTGTACTCACCCAAATGTTGCTACATTGCCGTGTTGTATTCCAACTTGTATTACTAGCTGACACGAGACCTAACAGATACATCATACTCTACTTGTATTTGTTCTTTGGTGCAGAAGATGAAAAACCGATTGCTGGTAGAGCACACATTACATTCTATTTGTGTCTCCAGATTTATAGTTTTGATGTTTATTTGTTGGTTGGAAGAGAATCCAATTGGTGTCTTCCCATAGGAAGATGCTAGTAGAACTGTAGAAGGGTCTCATATAGTGCTGAACCGAACCCCACCTCCCCCCCCCCCNNNNNNNNNNNNNNNNNNNNNNNNNNNNNNNNNNNNNNNNNNNNNNNNNNNNNNNNNNNNNNNNNNNNNNNNNNNNNNNNNNNNNNNNNNNNNNNNNNNNCCGGAGTACATTCTATACTAGGAGCTGAACTTGACACAATTCCCTTAAAAATTTTAAAGGTATGTAGTAACTGGGCACTGCTGCTGTCCTGCATACAACAACGCAGGCTGCTAGTTCTACAAACTCATTACTACCTACAATAAGATGTGGTGTTTGCATCATCATCTTTTCTGGATCGGTTTCAACAACTCTTTGAGAGGTCCTGGACCTTTCACGTTCTTGGGCTCCCGTGGCTTCTctttgctgcagctgcagctgctggtgTTGAGGTTTTCGCCGCAGGCAAGGCACAGGCCTTTGCAACTAGGGCTGCAGACTGCATCCATGGTGATCTCCAGGTGAATGATGTCCCGGATGTTTTTGGAGATGTCAATTTCCTTGTCACCCGCTGGGAAGTGCAGGCGGTCATCCCAGTCGACATCTTGGTCGTCTTCACCCAGGGTGCCAGCACCGCTAGCAGTGTCTTCTTCATATATCGTGCCGAGGTCAACTACGTCAGGTTCCTCTACTGGGTCCTCTGTCAATAAGAGGGAAAAATTGGCAAATATACCTTGAGGTGCTGGCTCAGCACACCTGGGGAAAGAAAAGGAGCATATTATGTTAGTAACACATCGAGGTGATTAAGTGTGCCTTGTGCATTAAAACTGTTGTGACCTGTTGCATTTCGGTCGAACAGGAAGTTTGGCTGATCACCATCTATGACAAATACACGACATTTGCGGCTTAAAGGCTAGTATGCTGATTTTTGAGGTAAAAGAAGTATTAAAAAttagagtaaaatgcaccagAGGTCCATCAACTTGCATGAGGTGTCACTTAGGTCCACGAACTCTGAAAGTGTATTTTTATCCATCAACTTGTTAAGTGGTTCACCCCAGGTCCATACCCCTCCACATGGGCATCTAACGCTGATGTGGCTGGCTGAATGGCCATCTTCTCTCATCCATctcatctttctctctctcccaccggcatttcatcgaacatgTCGGCGGCAGTGGCACAGATCTCTTCATCTGCTTCACCTCCCGCCCCTCTGCCACCTTCGTCGCATCTGTCGCCGTTGGCGCTCAAGACATTCGGCTCCCGCAGTGGCCGCTCGCTCTGCTCGCCGTCTCGGTCGGGTGGGGCCGGCGAGTCGAGGGCGCTCGCTGCTGCCGCTGACATGTTCAATGAAATGCCAAGGGGAGAGAGATGGGGAGATGAGATGGATGCCAAGTCAACGCTAGATGCTCATGTGAAGGGGTATGGATTTGCGGTGAACGATTGATGGACCCAAAAATGCACTTTCGGAGTTTCGGAGTACGTGGACCTAGATGACACCTCCTTACAAGTTAATAGTTAATGGACCTAGACCTatggtgcattttactctaaAAATTATGAGATACGAGGATTCATCAACCGAATTGGAAAAATCATGAGATGTTTTCTCTGTTGGAGAAATGTGGTAGGACAGGAGCATAACAAGAATTCATGAATGAGAAAGGAGTGTGGGTGGTGGCAGTAGGCAAACAGACAGATGAAACTGCAAAGGCAAAGCACTGGCAGTGAAGACAACCTGAAGCAGCCGAGGGTGATGACGGTGCGCACGATGCCGTCGAGGCgcaggcgggcgcggcggcgggtgaCGTCGAGGGAGACGAGGACGGGGGTCTGAGGCTGGTCCGGTGCCCCCAGCCCCATGGCGGCGGCACGCGCGCGGGAGTCGTTGGAGGAGAGgtcgccgaggccgaggcgctCCAGAGTGGTGGCATGCTCCAGGTGGTGGACGGCGGCGTCACGACGGTAGACGAGCGCGCCCTCCCACGGAGAGTCGTCGTCGGACTCGGATTCAGCGGCGTAGTCGTCCGGGTCCAAGTCGACGGTGAAgaagccgtcgtcgtcgccttggacggagacggcggcgatggCCCTCCTCCTCGACCTCCATGACGTCGGCGTGGAGTGGAGAAGGGATGGCAccgaggaggaggggcggcggaggaaggggtgggcagccgccgccgccatggagacGGAGACGGCGAGGTGGGGATAATACATggtggcggaggggaggagTGGGAGACTGGGAGTCACCACACCACAGGCAGCAGCAACAGGACTCTGGAATGGATAACATGCATCTTTCCTTGTTTGCCCTTCCCAGAAACCAAACCAAATTACCTACAGCACTCACATCCCAATCCCAACTCTGGATAAATAATAACAAAGCAAAGTAACATATTACTAACCCAGAGAGCCAGATGCAATGCCAATCATGGATACAACACTAACATGCCACCTACAGTGTGTCAGGTCCAGCACCACAGCTCATCATCGCTTAACGTTTTCATGGATCCAAATATCAGATGATTATAGGATTTTTCTTTCATAGTTATAGAGAATGTTTacacaagaaaaataatacaacACAAACAGAATACGGAGCTGCATTATCAGCAGATAGCAGGCCACCTACTCTCTTTGTTTCTGCCATCCAACATCTACACTACCTGACTGCTCTTCTCCTCAACCCTCACTATATCTCTCTCGTCTTGCTCTACAACCAACTACTCCAGCCCACCACGCGCATCACAACACTGCTATAATTTCCTTGGCCCGCGCTTGTGCTCTTTCCTTCTCTTCAGGTCCATCCAAGTCCCCAATGTTGTCATGATATTCCTGCAATGCAAAACCATCAGAAAAGATAACCTTGTTACTGCAGAAGGGCTTTGCTCTTAATGCTACCCTATCACTGAGGCTACCGCCAAGCAACATAAATGGTCCACAGTGCTACAAATTCAGGACCAGTATAACCCATCAAAACTAAATTGGAAGCAAACTGCAATGGCAAACACATGAAGATGAACCGCGCACCTCAAGTATGTCCTTCACATCTTGCTTCGTAAGTTTGTTTTGTCTTAGAAGCAATTCTACTCTTGCCCTCATCTGGGAATTCCTGAAATTCAGTGAGGGAGATCAAAACATAAAATATGAGCTTTGCATTCAAATCCAACTCTGCACGGCAAAGCAAAGTAACAGAGAAAACAAAACAAGTATCACTAACCCAGAGTGCCAGATGTGTCCCAGAATAAGCGCAATTAGCTGAAACATATGCAGACTTGGTTCAGAAGCATCGCAAGGTAAACAAGAATGAAACCAACACTTGCTGAAAAAACATATCAGATACAAAGCTATCATGTCACGATGCCAATACCTGCAATGTGTAAAGCCCAGCTTCAAGTTTTCGGTTATAAcgctcatcatcatccatctGGGAGAAACAGGAATGTGATTCTAAGAATTCGTTGCTTGCTCAGATTGGAGATGACAATCAAGGCAACAAGGTATAGTAAGGCACCTCTAAATCTTCCAAATCAAGACTATCAAGCCTCTCAGTCTCTTCTTTCACTCTGTCTGAATACCTGTACAGCATAAGTATAACAGCAATCAAGAAATGAACTGAAAAGGTAAAGCAATCCTCTTTTCTGCACAACAAATACCTTGTGTAAAACTCCATCAGACGGTCTATCTTTTCGCATTCATTCTCAACAAACTTTCCTAGTAGCCTCATCCTTCGTGAGCCCTTAATAATACCACCTAAAGACAGGTAACCAAACATGAGAAACTGCATTAAACAACTGAATCACAGAAAGAAAGCAGATAATCACAGACAGGGACCATTAAAATACAGCATGGTCAAATGAGATGCTGGTTGGTCTTATAAAATTCAATTGTTACGGGCTATCAAGTGAGGTGCAAACATAATTTTTGCATGCTATCAACTGTTTGAGAAACTATTAAATCCACCTGTGCAATGGCAATCTTCCGAGAGATACTATTATGCAGGTAAATGTATTACTTCGGGGGAATCCACATATAAAATCAAATTAGAGTTCTTACATGATGAGTGGATTTCTAGTCGATCACCATTATATTATAAGGGAATATTTATATACAGGTTAAATCCACAGAGTTGCCCCTAGGAAATTAGATTGACTGACAAATCTGTTGAATACTTCTTGATATTCATCTGATATAAACAGAATAATTATATAAAGCAACACCAGAATAGACTTGCCTGCTTACCAAACAATGAGGCAATAATTGAAATGATACGCTCTTCTAGCTCCTCCTGATAActctctttcttgttcttcttgttgaCGGGAATCTGTGGAAGAATTTTAACAGACTCATTTCAGAAAACAGATTAAATGAATAAACTGGATCGTCTGAGATTTCAGAAGAAGAGGGAGGGGGGAAGGGAACGGAGGAAGGTTTACTTGCCTTACCCATGAAGGCCGCAAAAGCAGTCTTAAGGCCAAGCACATCAACAAAGCGCTCACACGCAGGCGGGAACCTGGTCATGGCGAAATCGAGCGTGCGGATGGCAGAGCTGTACGCCAGCTTCTTCTGTTTCATGATGATAATCATGAGCTCAACGCCTTCAGCCTTGACAAACCTCTCCTTGTTCTCCAGGGGCATGAGCACGCAACAGAGGCAGTCGAAGAGGTTCTCGAGCATCTCCTCCTCGTCAGAGGTCTTTGGGTCCCTGGATTTGTACATGGCAACCGCCTGAAGCAGGCCGTCGACCCCGTTGATCTGGCCCAGGCGCTTCTGGTTGGCAGGGCTGTTCTGCAGGAGGATGGCGAGGATCTCGGAGGCGTACTGCTTGTTGGCGTCGAATTCGCGCGCCTTGAGGCGCGAGAGGAGCCAGCGCAGGAGCTTGGTGCCGTCGCATACTTTGTCGGCGAGGTGGGGGCGGAGGTCGAGGAGGTTCTCGAGGACGGCGAGGGTGTTGTGGACGGCCTCGGCCT contains:
- the LOC101760335 gene encoding large ribosomal RNA subunit accumulation protein YCED homolog 1, chloroplastic, translated to MYYPHLAVSVSMAAAAAHPFLRRPSSSVPSLLHSTPTSWRSRRRAIAAVSVQGDDDGFFTVDLDPDDYAAESESDDDSPWEGALVYRRDAAVHHLEHATTLERLGLGDLSSNDSRARAAAMGLGAPDQPQTPVLVSLDVTRRRARLRLDGIVRTVITLGCFRCAEPAPQGIFANFSLLLTEDPVEEPDVVDLGTIYEEDTASGAGTLGEDDQDVDWDDRLHFPAGDKEIDISKNIRDIIHLEITMDAVCSPSCKGLCLACGENLNTSSCSCSKEKPREPKNVKGPGPLKELLKPIQKR
- the LOC101760741 gene encoding beta-catenin-like protein 1 translates to MDSAAAAAAHKRKRPDGEVDLSAADAVEVLDLRAGKRLLLAFERRLRDNLEARMKYPDDPARFADSEIALHAEADRLRLLAGAPELFPDLVPIGLASSLASLLTHDNADLAAAAASLLADLTDSDDPDDLAAVQALADALVEANALDLLVHNLSRFSEADPDEAEAVHNTLAVLENLLDLRPHLADKVCDGTKLLRWLLSRLKAREFDANKQYASEILAILLQNSPANQKRLGQINGVDGLLQAVAMYKSRDPKTSDEEEMLENLFDCLCCVLMPLENKERFVKAEGVELMIIIMKQKKLAYSSAIRTLDFAMTRFPPACERFVDVLGLKTAFAAFMGKIPVNKKNKKESYQEELEERIISIIASLFGGIIKGSRRMRLLGKFVENECEKIDRLMEFYTRYSDRVKEETERLDSLDLEDLEMDDDERYNRKLEAGLYTLQLIALILGHIWHSGNSQMRARVELLLRQNKLTKQDVKDILEEYHDNIGDLDGPEEKERAQARAKEIIAVL